The Saccopteryx leptura isolate mSacLep1 chromosome 2, mSacLep1_pri_phased_curated, whole genome shotgun sequence genome has a window encoding:
- the SLC38A1 gene encoding sodium-coupled neutral amino acid symporter 1 yields the protein MMHFKSGLELTELQNMTVPEDDNISNDSNDFTEVENGQINSKFISDRESRRSLTNSHLEKKKCDEYIPGTTSLGMSVFNLSNAIMGSGILGLAFALANTGILLFLILLSSVTLLSIYSINLLLICSKETGCMVYEKLGEQVFGTTGKFVIFGATSLQNTGAMLSYLFIVKNELPSAIKFLMGKEETFSAWYVDGRFLVVVVTFGIILPLCLLKNLGYLGYTSGFSLSCMVFFLIVVIYKKFQIPCPVLEQNSTSPNSTNADLCMPKYVTFNSKTVYALPTIAFAFVCHPSVLPIYSELKDRSQKKMQMVSNISFFAMFVMYFLTAIFGYLTFYDSVQPDLLHKYKSKDDTLILTVRLAVIFAVILTVPVLFFTVRSSLFELSKKTKFNLCRHISVTIILLVIINLLVIFIPSMKDIFGVVGVTSANMLIFILPSSLYLKITNQDGDKGTQRIWAALFLALGVLFSLVSIPLVIYDWACSSSSDEGH from the exons CAAGTTCATATCCGACCGCGAAAGTAGAAGGAGTCTCACAAACagccatttggaaaaaaagaaatgtgatgaATAC ATTCCAGGAACAACCTCCTTAGGCATGTCAGTTTTTAACCTAAGCAACGCCATTATGGGCAGTGGGATTTTGGGACTCGCCTTTGCGCTGGCAAACACTGGAATCCTACTTTTTCT gATACTTTTGTCTTCAGTGACACTGCTGTCTATATATTCAATAAACCTCCTTTTGATCTGTTCAAAGGAAACAG gCTGCATGGTGTATGAAAAGCTGGGAGAACAGGTCTTTGGCACCACAGGGAAGTTTGTAATCTTCGGAGCCACCTCTCTACAGAACACTGGag CAATGCTGAGCTACCTCTTCATAGTAAAAAATGAACTGCCCTCTGCCATAAAGTTTCtaatgggaaaggaagagacgTTTTC AGCCTGGTACGTGGATGGCCGTTTTCTGGTGGTAGTGGTTACCTTTGGCATAattctccctctgtgtctcttaAAGAACTTAG ggTATCTTGGCTATACTAGTGGATTTTCCTTGAGCTGTATGGTTTTTTTCCTAATAGTG GTTATCTACAAGAAATTTCAAATTCCCTGTCCTGTTCTAGAGCAAAATTCAACAAGTCCTAATTCAACAAATGCTGACTTGTGTATGCCAAAATATGTTACCTTCAATTCAAAG acTGTGTATGCTCTACCAACAATTGCGTTTGCATTTGTCTGCCATCCCTCAGTCCTGCCAATATACAGCGAGCTGAAAGA tcGATCACAGAAAAAGATGCAGATGGTTTCAAATATCTCCTTTTTTGCCATGTTTGTTATGTACTTCTTGACTGCCATTTTTGGCTACCTGACATTCTATG ATAGTGTGCAACCAGACCTCCTTCACAAGTACAAGAGTAAAGATGACACTCTCATCCTGACGGTGCGGCTGGCTGTTATTTTTGCTGTCATCCTCACAGTGCCAGTGTTATTTTTTACG GTTCGCTCATCTTTATTTGAACTGTCtaagaaaacaaagtttaatCTATGTCGTCATATCTCTGTTACCATCATACTCTTGGTTATTATCAACTTGTTGGTGATCTTCATACCCTCCATGAAGGATATTTTTGGAGTCGTAG GAGTTACATCTGCCAATATGCTTATTTTCATTCTTCCTtcatctctttatttaaaaatcacaaaccAGGATGGAGATAAAGGAACTCAAAGAATTTGG GCTGCCCTCTTCTTGGCCCTGGGGGTGTTGTTTTCCCTGGTGAGCATTCCATTGGTCATCTACGACTGGGCCTGTTCATCCAGTAGCGATGAAGGCCACTGA